GTTAATTGTGCACTGGTCACCTGGGGTCAGTTTCCTTTTTCAGTTAGTTGCCAAATACTCATGACTGAAACATTGTTTGGTATGATCTCTAATCTTCCATATCCAAACAGTGCTGACACCAAGACTTTGCATTAGAAAGGCCACAATTAcatctttaaatgaaatgacagaactCCTCAGTACATTCATACCATGAAAACCATGAAACACAGTTGACAAAAGTTTATCTTTTCTTTGAGATTTTGCAACATTCCTTTACACCAGAAGACCCTCAAACCACAATGAGTACAAATCGCCATGAGCAGATACTAAGCACATGTTTTTAAAGAACAATTGGCATCTTCAATggaatgaaaaggaaagaacGTGAATGAAATACTCAGGGTCTGTTATCTGCTGTAGGAAACTATGCAGGCCTGGTGGTTCCCATTCCTAACCTTGTCTCTCAGACCAGCTGTCTGTAAGACTGAACAGTCTCCAAGCAATGCAGATGCAATATAATGCTGACATTCCAAGATAAATGTGCGGTCAGAATTCCCCTCCCTGTACCATCCATTTTAGTCCCTGTcaaactgaaacacagacaaccctgtttctgttaaaatgtatttaagcCCTGCAATACgttttgtattgtataatacatttttgccGGGTCACCACCAAGGGTATGGGCAAGAACACTTTGAGTGTGTTTTCTGACGGTCAAAAAGTTTTGGTTGAAATTTACCTCGGGGGTCACACGTTACGACATTAAGATTCTGGAGAAGACAGAATTCCCCACAAATTCCAAGACCGTGGAATTTCCGTTCAAGGAAACTACAGGTGCATTGTTCAAGAAAGGCTGTCATTCTCTACTTTCTCTGCCCTCAGCCAAAGGCTTCATGTAGGCCAAAATGATTAAATTGCAAAAACACCTTCTAAGCCCATCTTGTACTAGTAGCTCAAGATTTTATTGAAAAGAAACATAGTACATGGCGTGAATCACAGAGAGGCCCATGTCCTTTTGCTCGCATAAACACAGCAAAGGAACACTAAATAAACACGTTTTGTTGTATGCTAAGTGAATTAACTCATACTGACAAATAAAATAGGTTTTACTGTAAAAAGCAGCCATCAATGGAGTGTCCAGTCCCTGGatattggatatttttttcttcctagCATTGCACCATGGGAGTTTCACACACTTGATTCTTTCCCCTTGCTTGGAACTCCGAGGAGTTTTGCGTCAGTGGTCAATTTCCAGCAAAGCAGGGTGTGGACGGACAGGAAGCAAACAAGCATGCTCAGAACTGGGCGCTGTTCCCGTGGCGTCAGTGTCCAGCCCTCCGAGACAACGCTAAAGAAATGCGATATACCATGCGGGTAAGCCAAACATCCTTTAGTCCTGTTCCCTCTGACAGAGCTCTCACCATCTCAGATCCTATTCCAGGCCCAGGGTCAGAAAAGCCTGGGGAATACAGAATGACACATAAAATTTGTCATGCAATTTACATTAAAGCAGACATGCTGGATATCACAAATGCATACAGCCGGACTTGGGCCTTTTCTGGCAATGAACACAGTTGTATTTGAGATTTCCAGAAAAGCACTGACTCATACATCACAGAAAATGGCGCCATTATTGGAAAAtattctgagggaaaaaagtcaatttagttcttttttaaaagggGGCGCAGTTTTTGTGCTCTAATTTAATTCACTGCAGGATATGGTTATGTCCACTGTAAATGATCGTAACTGATTTATTGTCAGAGCAAAAATGTGAGTTACTGATACTTCTGCCAAGACGTTTCAGCTGAATTAAGGAAATGTCGTGAATAGATCACAGATAAAGGTGCAAGTAAGAcaagttttttattatttttttattattatttttattttagacaGCTATTTGCATTTCGCTTGGGGTGAACATACACTATGCAAGACATGACAATTAAATGGCATTTTTTGAGAACTCTTTTAAGTCTTGCCCTTTTATTCCCACGAGCTACGTGTTTTAGCCATGAGCAATCATCAAGAAAATGTGCTTGGGGACTTCCTTATCAATCTCCTTTCATGTATGAAAACAAGCCGTACCGCTTTCAGCGCGAACCTAAAATATTTCTTGTTGCAGAGTTCCATCCCCTGACATTATGAAGGTGCAAAGTGGCCGACACGGTGTCATACTGTCAGATGAAAATACATCTGCTTGAGAATTTTGAATTTGCTACACCTTTTTGTCTTGGCGCGACCGCTACAAAGCAGGCAAGCGGTACAATAATGCCCAGTTTATCAATGCAACTGTGGGTGACACCACGTGCGTCTGAAAGTGACACAGACATGTGGGGGCGCCCAGGTTTTGCTCCTATAATTTAATTTCTATTTCCTATCAAAATGATTATAGCTATATTATGTTGTAGAATTGTATTAAGTAACTGGTACTCCCAAAAGAGGTACAAATAAGAGGGGCTTCATTGTTGACATGTGCTCAATTTATGCGGTGCTGCTGAGCCGTTCACTTCGCTGGTCaactttttcatatttatgacgctgtctgcatgtgtagttcattttaaaataccgTGTTTTGCCAGTCTTCAAAGCCAAATAGCTACTGGCTTGCAAATTAAAAGCAGATGTTATTTTGGAACGCGCAGCTGTAATTAATTCCTGGGGGAATGAGGAATGttctttttgaagaaaaaatgcTGCGCAATTAGAATGGACCATAAAGGCTTTCACTATTTCATTGGACCACCCCAAGAACGTGttccttctgaaaaaaaaaaaaaaaaaaaaaaacagcaacagcaagatGTGGCTATCGTACAGTAGGACTGACGTTTCATGACCATCCTTGTATATTTCTAAGATTCAAAGAGAGACACAATTACGCGATGCACTAGTATTATAAATGGAATATAATGTGTATCAGTACCACTCATGTACCTTCATCAAATAACTTCCCTTTTCACCACGACTCGGGCGTCTCGCCTTCCCCAGTGCTGCCCAGATGTGACAGATGTCTGGTCCTTCCAGTCTGCACGGCAAGGAGGTTTTTAAACCGTACCAAGGCAAGGGCTATCTCTGCGTTCCAGGCAGTCCCCTCCTGTTGGCACCTGAAATCAATCTCTTTGCCTCCTGCCATGACAACAGTGAAGTAGACCAGTCCTCGCTTGTACTCGACACAGTCCACAGTGGCCATCCGTTCAAAGCGCAGCTCCTTTGCTTTGGAGCCGGAGCCAGACGCGCCGCTACCACTGCGCTTCCATTCATATAAGCGGAGTCCATCTTCCGTCAAAACGCAACGTTTCTTCttccacagctgcagcagtCCGTTGCTCCTTTTCTCCAGCAATCCTTCTTTCATCACTTTCTGTGCATCCATCGTTCCAGAATGTGTCCAGTCTATTTTGCGCAAGAATGATGgaatctttgttttttcagcGGTCTTTGTCAGCTCTCGTTCATATCCAGAGCTTTCGAAACATCTGTATTCATTGGACGGCGTATCCAGATGTAAAAGAGATCACTGACGGAAAACGGACTCCTTCTTTATCTTTGCTCTCGATGATGGCGATATCTTTGTTTTTTGAGTTCCAACTAAGGGTccgtttatttttttaaaccaagttCGCGAATCTCTTTTCTTCAGAAACTACCGCTGGTTACAAACCAGTCTTAATTCCTCTACATCGTAAATTGTCCAGTTTTAGCAACTCGATGGCGTTGCTTATAGCCTCAGTCCGCAGGATATGTTTGTACTTGCCCAGCACTTAGGTTTTCCTCCCCTCCTCAGAGCCCGATTGTCGGCCCAGCCCCGGTCTGTGATGTCATGCGATCTAGACCTATGTTTAACACGACACAATTTCCCGGCTTCAGTTTACTGCTGACTGTCAGTGTGACAGCTGATACCCATTCACAAAAAAGCATGCCCACTTGACTGACTGGCGGGTGTTGCAAATGTCTCCAGCAGTAATAAAGTAAAAGGGCACGTCAGTTGCTTCCTAAATATTAACGCTACTTGACAGACACCGCGGGTCACCTCTTTGGGAATTATCCACGGTTGGCGCTTTGACGCTTATTGACCATGTCGAGCGAAAGTTTTGTAGAACATTCCTCTGGGAATCCCGATAAGGAGACATTAGTCATAGCCATACCAAACATGTTTTGAAtatcaaacaaaccaaaatatgtTGACGGTAGTTTGAAAAAAAGGGCTTGTATTTCAGGCGTAAGTGGACACAGTCACGTGTCATGTCGAGAGCAATTTTTAGATTTACATAACATGTGTGAGTCTGTAAAGGATTTAATAAAGTTTGTAGGAAGTGTAAGAGTAAGTATTGCATAGACATAAGTGAACTCAATCAGTTTGCTGACGGTTCAAATCCTGGGCTTGGAACTGCTGTACATTTGGAGCAGTGTAATTAACGTGATTAATTTCACTGCACAGTATTTTGCTGTAACTCACTGTATGGAAATCGAAACGGAAATCGGATGGAAACAAAGCAACATAAACTCACCCAAGATAAATGTGTCGTCTACATAACTTCTACTAGCTACTAACTTTGGATGGGAATAAATTCGGATGGAACTTGCGTAATTAAGGAAATCACGGAGATTCCACAATCTGCTCAGAATGAAACGGATTCAAACCTGTGACCCTGAAGATTTTAGGAGGCAGTGCTACTGACAGTTCCACAGCAGTTCTTTACTTCTGttctaaatgaataaagtaCGAAAATAATAATAGGCCTGCACTTATGTATAGTTATCTTGACGTAGCATGGGATACCTGGTTTTGGGAACCCAGTGTGCCCGCTAGTTTTAGACACAACTCATTTTGCAGCTAATCTGATTGAAGTGAAATGTTCAGATAATGACCTGAGATAAAATATGTCCTGTTTTAAGTATACTTGCCTTGTTCTtacttttgtgcatttttgtgcataaTGATTTTTAGGTATTAGTGTTAGTGCTGGTATTCACCTAAGTCAAGACTGATAAGTAGTTACAGCAGAACTTAGCAGAatgctgtatgttatgtaatgactctTAATATCAATTGGAACATTGATTTGGTATTGTCTCAGTTCTTAGCCTGACCTTTTTGTACCCATTTTTGGACATCGCTCTTGGTAAGAGTGCTTGATAAATTATTACACATAAAATCTAAATGTAGGGAACTCCTGCTTTAAAAAAGTGCTTTGCCTCATTGCtgttaaatgtatacatatttgaTCCTGGTTGTGTGTGTTCCAGCTTTGATTGGATAAGTTTGCCTATTCAGTATAAGAACCCTGAGATGTTGCATAGCTTTGTAAATGAGTTCACATGTAAGTGCCAGTTCTATGAAAGTCGCTGTTGGCTCACTGCACCTTGACCACAGCTCTAGAGTGGAAACAACTGCAAAGGAGATTGTTAACTTTTCGTGAGCAGCTGTCACTCAGCTGGACATTGGCAGGAAAGGCCTGCGGAAGAGTTTAATGGTTCACTTCATTTCTGCTGACTCATAGTTACTGCAGAAGTTAAAAAGTTAATAGCAGTTAAAAAAGTCTTattgctatactttgtaatgtCAGACACAAGCTTACCCGTCATTTACAAAGGGaccatttctcattttattcacaTAGTAAAATATTCCCAAGCTAAAATTCAACCCCGATTTTTCTGTCAAATATTACGCAATGCTATATGCTTTCTTGCTATAGCCTGCTATATTCCATTTATTGCTTTATGTTTTCCACAAAAGTTCATGTGCattagtgatgggagagtgacaCTTGTGAATCTCATCATGGGTATGGCTGCTGTATGATGatcaatcaaaagactttgctcttTACAGCAAGACACTATGACTGGGTAAAATTAGTGAGTCAATGAATAACACATCATGGCTGCATTCACTTTGGGGTTTCATGAGGCCTCATTCTTCCACCACTGCTTTTCATATCACTTCTGCTACTTGTGCATGTCTtctttaaaacatataaaaatgcctgacattactgttattattcaCCATATTTGTCTAATTGAAGCTGAAATGTTATTGAGATGAAATTTTACCTTTCTGTTAATACAATATTTGGAACATTAAATGCACggaaaatgtttgtttggaaGAAGGATTCTTGCATGTCAAGAACCATTCAGTACTTCTCAAAGAGTGTTTTTTTGGTTGTTAAGGGTGCTATAAAGCACAAGGAGGCCTGTGGGTAATTTTACTGTCTGTGGAAACTGGGCCCTTTGCCTTTCCTCTCACATGCCAGATGTTTTGAATTGCAGTTTTAAACTTTTGCCAGTAGAGGGCATTAGGAAATCGTGTTTTACCTTTTTGAACAGGGCTGTGCTCATTATAATACAAAATCAGAAATGTACGTGCTTGCTGAAATAAAGTggaacttgtgtgtgtgtgtgtgtgtgtgtgtgtgtgtgtgtttgtgtaattgaGTGTTGCACAATTGTTTCCAGTTGCTGGGCTAGATTCCTTATCCCTGGTTCACTATACCAGCGTGTAAGGGCACATCTCAGGTTCATTATCAgactgtatgcatgtgtagaAGAATGATGTTACATAAAAGAGCAAACAGTTCCTTATCTAGagtattgtgttttttgtttggaaaagcaataaaaaatcTTGAAATGAGAATAACCCACCACAATCCTCATGAGTGAAGGCAAGCATGttaggaggtgtgtgtgtatataagtcCCACCAAGGTACTTCAACCTAGAGCATATTTGCCATTGCAACTTTGCAATACTATGTGTGAATTCATGTAATGCTATGAATGAATGACAGCCTTTCAATTGAAGTTTCAGGAAATGACAACCGTAgactacagtacagtacagtgtttcTATTTATAGTCCATGATGCAATGCATGCCCTTTAAGAAGCTGGGTATAGCAGTTTtttacacatatgcacagtTTATTTCAGCCATTCATctattatatatacattatgcGCTGCACTTGGTGTTTGAATGATGCATTAAttgaaatgacagtgacattaaTCATGGTGCGAGTCCAAGCAGCCACAGAGAATGGAGCATCAAGACATTTGGTTTCTGGAAACTTCaaatcaaaactgcaaatgatCTATCTGTATGCAACAGAATAATAGAAATGCGACGCACTGAGCGTTGAGCGGACCTTGGTAGTACAGTGACAGTCTTTGACATGCAGTGTAGTGATGTAGGGAAGACCTAAAGCCAGTGCTCTGTAGTCAGTTATGTGTGAGTGCCTTTAACGTGCTGTCATAATGCTTGGGGTCCCATTCCAAAGTGTACACTTGTTTCCTACTGCCCTGGGCAACACTGTGTAAGGAATATTGTATAGggcagaggaagggaggggttGATTTGGAACGCAACTGTAGTGTCCTGTCCAACCCGTGTGGTTTCTTTCCTTGTTACATACCTCCCCAAAACAGATTAAATCAGGGACCTTGAGTCATGTTTTTACTTTGAAGATTCATAATACTAAAgccacaaaaatgtataaaatatgtatctTGAGTAGTCTTTAAGAGGCCTTCACGGTGAAATTAATTTGTCACCCGAGTAATTTGTCCAAAATTATATGTTCACTTTTATGCTCCTGAATAATTTACAGTGGAACACGTATCCTTGCCCTTTAAGAACCAATCGTGTTGAATGCCAAATGGTCTGGAAGCATTATTTGTGACTGGACAGGTCCGCCCTAGTGACTCAGAGCTCTTGGGCTTTTAGCGAGCGTTGATGTCATGGAGTAAGAAAATAACACTGGAACACGCCCAGATGGCATCCATGTGGTCCAGGGTGTCCTCGCGGTGCAATCCACAGCTCTACTGGGCATGTGCCAACGCCCCCGCCCCTTGACCAAACCCGAAGCCCTTGGGACCAAAGTTCTTGGCGTAGCAGCCTGTGGATGCAGGAACAAtggaggtaaaaaaaatcctgaattCTCATACTGTGGAAGCTGGAGTGCTTATATTTGGGAGAAATATTCCTCCtagatgtattttcatttatttgcttagaagACACAGCCTAATCCAGACTGGCCTCCATACTGTCTATTTAACTTAACgtagggtagggcttgaatagtgttatgctcatgctcactggtctgacactgttactcatttaaattgaatggttacacttatgttatattgtgatggaagttgctctgaataagggtgtctgctaaatgaatgtaatgtaatttatacgATTGGATGTTTTACTGAAGCTATTCTGGTTAAGCACCTTTCTCAGGGCTACAGCAGTGGTGCCCCACCTGGAAGTCAAAACTTTGCACTTTGGGTTGCCAGGCCCACTCATTACCCCTACACCACATTAGCATACATAGTGTTCTACACAGATGCAGCTGTGCAAACCTTTGCAGTAGATTTCTCCGTCCTTGTCAGCCAGAGTGGTGGACTCCAAGCCTTTCCCGCACTTGGCGCAGCGGAAGCAGCCCTTGTGCCAGGCCTGTGGCGGGGAGAGAGGGCCTGGCATCGGTCACAGAGCAGGGCTGCTGCCACTGAAGGGACAGGCAtcccacacattcacactctctcATTAACGCCATGCCGGCTGAAGGTAAACATTGTCTCGGgcagtgctgggggggggggcatgagtTACTATGGATGAGTCATTCGCTGGGAGGCCATcacagcagaggcagggagagtggcGTCAGTTACTGTTGGCAATGTGCAAGCAAGCGGATGCCTCACGGTTTCCATAAAGCCACATTTCTTTTGAGGAAAGTATGTTTCAGGCCTGCTGAGCTGCTTTTCTCGCAAAACTCAGTTGTGATTGGCCAAGATTGGTCATATGACATAAAGTTGCCAATCACTAGACTAGTGAATGCGGTAAAAGTGGCTTGTCCTGTGTCTTTTGTACTTACGCTGCCGGCCCCCACCACCTTTTCTGCCGCGTAGACGGACTTGCTGCATCGAGGGCACACTTCAGAACCACCGAACCTCTGGGCGAACTTGGAGGGGTTGGGGTTGTTGGTGGGACGATGTGGACCTGCTCTGAGTACAAGAGGAAGATGCCAATCTATGACCATCTGTGTTTAGcttcatattatattattgttatcatttttgttatttagctGGAGTTACGCCTCTGCtccattttaaattttcagtCTTGGAGAGAAAAGGGATTTGTAAAGTTATTGGGGTAGAGTGGGGTTGTATGCTTCTGCGAGGGAGCTCTTACTCTTCAGGTTTGATGCCCAGAGATTCACCCTTATCCATGCTCAGGGTTCCAGCTCCCCCGCCGTAACCGTAGCCTTTTGGCCCATGCTTCTTGCCGTAGCAGGACTTGCAGTAAATCTCATCCATGTGGACTGCCACCGTCGTGCTGTCCAGGTTCTTCTTGCACACCACTGAAACCAATCAGAGTAGTGGGGATATCAGTGACATTGATCAGAGAGCCAATCAGACTCTCTGAGGAGAAGTATTGGTCTATGCTTGGAGAATAAGAGACCAGTTTACAAACACTGTATTGGGAAAACTGTAGTCTCTTTAAAGactttttatttcttgaaaCATATCTTTTGCAATCATGTCTACAATAATGAAactttttgaagttttttggttTAGGTTCTGGATGAGCTGCCAAGCATGACTCAATCTCTTGATTACAAATAACAGACGATAGGCAAGGGTTCAAAAGAAAGGGATTAAATCTTTGGAAAACACCACAGCAGCATATTGTAAATGTAGCATTGGAGTGTAGAAATAGACCCCCGACAACACACATTTCTTATAAAGTGTGCACAGATGctagtttgtttgtgtgttctaGTCAGTGTCTGGCCTGGTCAACTCGGTACATGTGGGTCACATAACAAACCAACCCCTTTTCCCCTCAATAGCACTGATCACTGATCAGGGCTTACAAGGTGAAATCCTTCCATGACCTCAAAGCGCACTGGTATGAAATCAGTGTTGCTGATGggagtgtgggtgtggtttgGAATGCAACAACCAGAGCGCCACATCCAGAGCATTCCAGGCCAGTACCTATCCTGCCTTAAAAGGGAGATGAATTCAGAGTAATATTTCGTCCTCTATCTCCAAATATGGGCATTCTTATTTGAAACCCCTGTGAATAATGTCTTAACGctctgcttccttttttttaaataataaacacattccTTCAGTGAGGATCTTGATAGCAGTAACCACTGAACCCCATTCCATGTCCTCATATGCTTTTGAAAATCTTTGGCAAATCTTTGCAAGCAAGTATGCAAGGTTATGCTctcaataaaatgcaaatatgcagtACTTTCAAGACGAAGGAACTAGTGCCTTCAAGATTTAGTTGCACTTCTACGGTAGGTTTTCTGTGTCAATTCAGGAACTTTTCTAGTTTGGTAGGCAACCACAGTAGTGGAACGAACTGTTTCTGAAATGTCCTTACTGATGTAAAAGACTAATTAGTAGCAGATATGAATGAATAGCACCATAATTCATAAAATTTTTCTCATTCCTCTCAGACCAAAATGTCATTGTACTGAAAAGTACTGCATGTATATTTTCCTCTTATCCTCCCTGTACTTTCAGCTGAATTCCTTGCATACCATTGTAGCACTGAACGCTTGGTCCAATTATGTCATTGTTTATGAGGTGATGCTACAGCTTTagggcagcagggggcactaGAGGCCAAATCAGCCAGGATTGGTGACAGCTGGTTGGTGTACAGACACGACTAAGTACTTATGTACTTAGTGGATGACATGGCTTGTGTATATTGACCGTTTTTGCAGTAGGATATTTGCTAAAGTAATTCAAGTCAAGTTACGAACCTTGCAAACATTGAATACTTAACCCTAAGTAAATCTCCACTAGCCTATATATGGTTTACAGACATATAAAGATCAGTTGCACCCCCTTATTACTTGAACCCTTGAAATTGAATTAgcttttattgcattttaattagcaGATGCTGAAACTGAGCTTGGACTATACTAGCGAGTTACTTGGGTACCATTGCTTCCTATTTAATCTATCAACTATAAACAATTGTTCTATCCTTCATGCTGCTGCCGATAATCATATGATCTCTTGATAAACCATGACAACTGGCATGCTGGTTACTTTTGCAGAAGTGAACTTCAGGAAATGAAGAAACACAGTGGTAACTCTAACCTTAATCTTACTGCTCTCAACATAGTTCTTCACcacttactgtactgtacaagcACAAAACAGAAGGATGCAGACAACATCATCTCAACATCTGCTAAAATGAGTATAATTACGGATATTAACGTAAGATATTGCAAATATGATATGACACAAGGACTAAATTCCTGACATGTCAAAGTGCATGTCAGGTTACTGTGAAAAAATTCTATGCATATTTTgccacatgcatgcatgtaaataCATTCAATAACCTCTGAATGCGATTGATTACCTTTTAAGTACCTATTTGACCAACcgttttgttcttgtttttggaAATAATCGCATTAAATTTCAATAAGGTTCAATCGGGTAGTGTTCATGGTTGACCTAAGCAGCTCAGTGGCTGACAGAATCTGAAATGGCGGGGCTTTCCTCTCTGACTTACTGCACAGGAAGCAGGATTTGTGGAAGCTCCGCCCCTCGCACTGCACCTCCTCAGCGAAGTAGACGGTCTTCTGGCAGCAGCCACACTTGTTTCCTCCTCCGAAAGGCATCCTGTCGAAAGAGAGAGAACCGCTAGCCTGAGTGTGGGAGCAGGGGGgaaggctgggggggtgggggacaacGAGCATAGTTGCGGGATGGGGTTTATTTACGCAATACTGCGCCAGCAATGATTCACCCCGAATGCTACAGTGGGCCCCTCAGCAGACTGACTCACTCAATGGGACGCCTAGTACTAAACTCTCACGTGGATGACAAGTAGGGAATAGTGAaggggcagtagtgtagcatagtggtaaggagcaggactcgtaaccgaaatgTTGCCGGTttcattccccactggggcactgctgttgtacgcttgggcaaggtattcaacccagaattgcctcagtaaatatccagcttttataaatgggtaacatgtaaaacttgtaacctatgtaagctaaataagagcatctgctaaattccaataatgtaatgtaatgtgaagtaaaaaaaaatacagcagaaacAGTAATGCAAACTATTACAGGTAGAGAATTACTGGATGGGTGGTTAGAC
This portion of the Megalops cyprinoides isolate fMegCyp1 chromosome 7, fMegCyp1.pri, whole genome shotgun sequence genome encodes:
- the phlda3 gene encoding pleckstrin homology-like domain family A member 3; the encoded protein is MDAQKVMKEGLLEKRSNGLLQLWKKKRCVLTEDGLRLYEWKRSGSGASGSGSKAKELRFERMATVDCVEYKRGLVYFTVVMAGGKEIDFRCQQEGTAWNAEIALALVRFKNLLAVQTGRTRHLSHLGSTGEGETPESW
- the csrp1a gene encoding cysteine and glycine-rich protein 1a, whose translation is MPFGGGNKCGCCQKTVYFAEEVQCEGRSFHKSCFLCMVCKKNLDSTTVAVHMDEIYCKSCYGKKHGPKGYGYGGGAGTLSMDKGESLGIKPEEAGPHRPTNNPNPSKFAQRFGGSEVCPRCSKSVYAAEKVVGAGSAWHKGCFRCAKCGKGLESTTLADKDGEIYCKGCYAKNFGPKGFGFGQGAGALAHAQ